Proteins from one Synergistota bacterium genomic window:
- a CDS encoding urocanate hydratase encodes MVQIDNDVIGGAIRVSLGDELPEYPEFEPGVPRAPVRPFRLSRERAKIALKNALRYVPPKLHDVLAPEFMEELITRGRIYAYRYRPPGRIWGKPVDQYKGRCLAGKAIQVMIDNNLDFEVAQYPYELVTYGEFGRVVQNWLQYRLVKRYLEILEENQTLVVMSGHPLGLFKSRPEAPRAVISNAIMVGMYDNLDDWEIAAEMGVTNYGQMTAGGWFFIGPQGIIHGCYNLLRHAARKYGLSGDRDDLRGVLYITAGLGSMSSAQAKAAQIAKCVAVIAEVRDDLIDRRLEQGWLDYASSDLDDIFGKVKHYLATNKGFVAAYRGNVVRLLEYIVEHDIEVNILSDQTSCHIPYDGGYVPVDLTYEEMRELLERDRELLREYVDRSLRKHYQLIKAITDKGAFFLEYGNSIMQAMFNAGVKEIARNGRDTRDGFIFPDFMEAITGPELFDKGYGPFRWVCLSGREEDLVRTDEAAMSCIDPGRSPQDRDNYNWLKEAGKHNLTVGTRARMIYQDLEGRVKIALKFNDMVRRGEVGPIFIGRDHHDTGGADCPIRETSNVKDGSNVTADMAIHCFAGNASRGMTFVAIGNGGGVGIGRSLHTGFGLLLDGSRKVDEIIKNALNWDVMVGVARRSWARNPNSIATAAKHNKEQEDIITLPFLAADDVVNEVVSWSFKKHGIAER; translated from the coding sequence ATGGTGCAGATCGATAACGATGTCATAGGAGGGGCTATTAGAGTCAGCCTTGGTGATGAATTACCTGAATATCCCGAGTTTGAACCTGGTGTTCCGAGAGCACCTGTGAGACCATTCAGGCTGTCCAGGGAGAGGGCAAAGATAGCTTTAAAGAACGCCCTGCGATATGTCCCTCCAAAGCTTCACGATGTTTTAGCTCCTGAGTTTATGGAGGAGCTCATAACTCGGGGAAGAATATACGCGTATCGCTATCGTCCCCCGGGTCGGATATGGGGGAAGCCTGTGGATCAGTATAAAGGAAGATGCTTGGCAGGAAAAGCTATCCAGGTCATGATAGATAATAACCTTGATTTTGAGGTAGCTCAGTATCCCTATGAGCTTGTTACATATGGGGAGTTTGGGAGGGTAGTGCAAAATTGGCTTCAATACAGATTGGTTAAAAGGTATCTTGAAATACTGGAGGAGAATCAAACCCTCGTTGTTATGTCTGGTCACCCTCTTGGTCTATTTAAATCACGTCCGGAAGCTCCTCGTGCAGTTATATCAAATGCAATTATGGTCGGTATGTATGACAACCTCGACGATTGGGAGATAGCGGCGGAGATGGGTGTTACAAATTATGGACAAATGACAGCGGGTGGGTGGTTTTTTATCGGTCCCCAAGGTATAATTCATGGTTGTTATAACTTACTTCGTCATGCTGCAAGAAAATATGGTCTTTCCGGCGATAGGGATGATTTAAGAGGGGTTCTTTACATAACTGCCGGTTTGGGAAGCATGAGTAGCGCTCAGGCTAAGGCAGCTCAAATAGCCAAGTGTGTAGCTGTTATAGCTGAGGTAAGGGATGACCTCATTGATAGGAGACTGGAGCAAGGATGGCTCGATTATGCCTCCTCTGATCTTGACGATATATTCGGAAAAGTCAAGCACTATCTTGCAACGAATAAAGGTTTTGTTGCTGCTTATCGTGGGAATGTAGTTAGGCTTCTTGAATATATCGTAGAACATGATATAGAGGTGAATATCCTCTCCGATCAGACATCCTGTCATATACCATACGATGGTGGATATGTCCCCGTTGATTTAACTTATGAGGAGATGAGAGAGCTCCTTGAGAGAGATAGAGAGCTGTTACGCGAATATGTAGATAGAAGCTTAAGAAAGCATTATCAGCTTATAAAAGCGATTACTGATAAAGGAGCGTTTTTCCTTGAGTATGGTAACTCTATTATGCAAGCCATGTTTAATGCTGGTGTTAAGGAGATAGCTCGTAATGGTAGAGACACAAGAGATGGTTTTATATTTCCGGATTTTATGGAAGCCATAACAGGACCGGAGTTATTCGATAAGGGATATGGACCATTCCGCTGGGTTTGCTTAAGTGGTAGAGAAGAGGATCTGGTAAGGACGGATGAGGCTGCGATGTCTTGCATTGATCCTGGAAGAAGTCCCCAGGATAGGGATAACTATAATTGGCTAAAGGAGGCAGGAAAGCACAATTTAACCGTTGGAACGAGGGCTAGAATGATATATCAGGATCTTGAGGGAAGAGTGAAAATAGCCTTGAAGTTCAATGATATGGTACGTCGTGGCGAAGTAGGTCCTATTTTTATAGGGAGGGATCATCATGACACTGGAGGAGCAGATTGCCCGATAAGAGAGACATCAAATGTAAAGGATGGTAGTAACGTTACGGCTGATATGGCAATTCATTGCTTTGCCGGAAATGCTTCGCGAGGGATGACATTCGTTGCCATAGGGAATGGTGGAGGAGTTGGTATTGGAAGGAGCCTTCATACGGGGTTTGGACTTTTATTGGATGGCAGTAGAAAAGTTGATGAAATCATAAAAAATGCTCTTAACTGGGATGTAATGGTGGGAGTTGCAAGACGTTCATGGGCTCGTAACCCCAATTCGATAGCTACAGCGGCAAAGCATAACAAGGAGCAGGAAGACATAATAACGCTTCCTTTCCTCGCTGCTGATGATGTGGTGAATGAAGTAGTTTCTTGGAGCTTTAAAAAACATGGGATTGCTGAAAGGTAG
- a CDS encoding PAS domain S-box protein: MKKALKRIEERLKLVESKKDFLQKILDVVPVPIFCEDKEGRYIGCNKAYADFMGKSVEEILSKAVTDVVPPEQAEEIFERDKKLISEGGFISEERKILHHDGTYHTVILNKTVFTDDAGDPIGLIGAFLDITEIIEAREKERQYLKKLQCLASAISLAREKERQRVAKEIHDSIGQNLALSKLRLQMLHAGIKSKEIRKQIEDIIEVLNESIQITKDLTFDLGIPVLYQLGLEATLSWLSDKFYSKYGVEVKYTYGNLSKKFPMELEAFLVRAVQELLTNVVKHAKTDFAEVKVDLKDENTIKLEVRDYGCGFDISAVEEGYGIFSLQETVKLLGGRMEICSMEGEGTVVYILVPIKAFEEGNADSA; this comes from the coding sequence GTGAAAAAAGCTTTGAAGAGAATTGAAGAGCGGTTAAAGCTGGTTGAGAGTAAAAAGGATTTTCTTCAAAAGATTTTGGATGTAGTTCCTGTTCCCATATTTTGTGAGGATAAAGAAGGTAGATATATAGGTTGCAATAAAGCTTACGCAGATTTCATGGGTAAAAGCGTGGAGGAGATTTTATCCAAAGCGGTGACAGATGTTGTGCCTCCAGAACAAGCAGAGGAGATTTTTGAACGGGATAAAAAACTCATTTCCGAGGGAGGATTCATATCTGAGGAGAGAAAAATACTTCATCATGACGGCACGTATCATACTGTTATCCTGAATAAGACTGTCTTTACTGATGATGCCGGTGATCCTATAGGGTTAATAGGTGCTTTCCTCGATATAACCGAAATAATTGAAGCGAGAGAAAAGGAACGCCAGTATCTTAAAAAGCTTCAGTGTTTGGCTTCTGCGATTTCTCTTGCGAGAGAAAAGGAGCGCCAACGCGTAGCTAAGGAAATACATGATTCTATAGGGCAGAATTTGGCTCTTTCTAAGTTGAGGCTTCAGATGCTCCACGCTGGCATAAAGAGTAAAGAAATCCGAAAGCAGATAGAAGATATCATTGAAGTCTTGAATGAAAGCATACAGATAACCAAAGATCTAACCTTTGATCTCGGGATACCTGTTTTATATCAGCTCGGGTTGGAAGCAACCTTGTCTTGGCTTAGTGATAAGTTTTATAGCAAGTATGGGGTTGAGGTTAAATATACTTATGGTAATCTTTCTAAGAAATTCCCTATGGAGCTCGAAGCCTTTTTGGTTCGAGCAGTTCAGGAGCTTCTTACAAATGTGGTTAAGCATGCTAAGACTGATTTTGCCGAAGTTAAAGTAGATCTTAAAGATGAGAATACGATAAAGCTTGAGGTTAGGGATTATGGTTGTGGATTTGATATTAGCGCTGTGGAGGAAGGATACGGTATATTTAGTCTTCAGGAAACGGTGAAGCTTTTGGGTGGACGCATGGAAATATGCTCGATGGAAGGAGAAGGCACCGTTGTCTATATATTGGTTCCTATAAAGGCTTTTGAGGAAGGGAATGCAGATTCTGCGTAG
- the rpsG gene encoding 30S ribosomal protein S7: protein MPRKGRVPKRVLPPDPVYGSSLVTKFINCMMWDGKKIVSEWIFYEAMKIIEGKMKKPPLEVLEKAVENVKPILEVRPRRVGGATYQVPVEVPPHRQLSLAVRWIINAARSKKGKPMCEKLAQEIMDAYKGEGAAVKKKEDVHRMAEANRAFAHYRW, encoded by the coding sequence ATGCCAAGAAAGGGAAGGGTTCCTAAGAGGGTACTACCTCCGGATCCCGTATATGGTAGTTCGCTTGTTACCAAATTCATAAACTGTATGATGTGGGATGGAAAGAAAATAGTCTCGGAGTGGATTTTTTACGAAGCCATGAAGATAATAGAGGGGAAAATGAAAAAGCCACCTTTAGAGGTGCTTGAAAAGGCGGTAGAAAACGTTAAGCCTATCCTTGAGGTTAGACCAAGGAGAGTGGGGGGAGCTACTTATCAGGTTCCAGTGGAGGTGCCTCCTCACAGACAGCTTTCTTTAGCCGTTAGATGGATAATTAACGCTGCGAGAAGCAAAAAGGGCAAACCTATGTGTGAGAAGCTTGCGCAGGAAATAATGGATGCTTATAAGGGAGAAGGCGCAGCCGTTAAGAAGAAGGAGGATGTACATAGAATGGCGGAAGCCAATAGAGCTTTTGCTCATTATAGGTGGTAG
- a CDS encoding 30S ribosomal protein S12 gives MPTVNQLVREGRKPKKRRSSAPALQGCPQKRGVCTRVYTVTPKKPNSALRKVARVRLTNGIEVTAYIPGIGHNLQEHSVVLIRGGRVKDLPGVRYHIIRGALDAAGVEGRRQSRSKYGVKRPKK, from the coding sequence GTGCCTACTGTAAATCAGCTCGTTAGGGAAGGACGCAAGCCGAAGAAGAGAAGATCAAGCGCGCCGGCTCTTCAAGGGTGCCCTCAGAAAAGAGGAGTTTGCACGAGGGTCTATACGGTGACACCTAAGAAACCTAATTCGGCTCTAAGAAAGGTAGCAAGAGTTAGGCTTACGAATGGAATAGAGGTTACCGCCTATATTCCAGGGATAGGTCATAACCTGCAGGAGCACTCGGTTGTATTGATAAGAGGTGGACGTGTGAAAGATTTACCCGGAGTCAGATACCATATAATTCGAGGTGCGCTTGATGCTGCTGGCGTTGAGGGAAGACGACAGTCTCGTTCAAAATATGGCGTTAAAAGGCCGAAGAAGTAA
- a CDS encoding response regulator transcription factor yields MLLADDHKILREGLKALINAQSDMVVVAEAADGMEVVELMEKVNPAVIVMDVMLPKMNGIDATKVILSNNKEVKVIALSMYANANLISEMFKAGASGYLLKDCAFDELSKAIRAVAKGEIYIGPGVRKMLSEAFIEMLLGEKLRKRNEEEELTAREIEVLKLLAEGYINKEVADILHISVNTVARHRQNIMRKLKLRNTAELTRYAIRKGYVSP; encoded by the coding sequence ATTTTGTTGGCTGATGATCATAAGATATTAAGGGAAGGCTTAAAAGCCTTAATAAATGCGCAGAGTGACATGGTGGTGGTTGCTGAAGCTGCGGATGGTATGGAGGTCGTTGAACTGATGGAAAAAGTAAATCCCGCAGTTATCGTAATGGATGTAATGCTTCCCAAAATGAACGGCATAGATGCAACGAAAGTCATCCTCAGTAACAACAAAGAAGTTAAGGTGATAGCTTTATCGATGTATGCTAATGCTAATCTTATATCTGAAATGTTTAAGGCGGGAGCTTCTGGATACCTTCTTAAAGACTGTGCTTTTGATGAGTTGAGCAAAGCGATAAGAGCTGTAGCTAAGGGTGAGATATATATAGGTCCGGGTGTTAGAAAGATGCTTTCTGAAGCTTTTATAGAGATGCTATTGGGCGAAAAGCTTCGTAAGAGAAACGAGGAGGAAGAGCTTACTGCGCGTGAGATAGAGGTCCTTAAGCTTCTTGCGGAGGGGTATATAAATAAGGAAGTTGCTGATATTCTTCATATTAGTGTGAACACAGTTGCACGGCACAGACAAAATATAATGAGGAAGTTGAAGCTGAGAAATACTGCTGAATTAACGAGATATGCAATTCGCAAAGGATATGTCTCTCCCTAA